The Flavobacterium faecale genomic sequence GTCTATCAAAATACAGGAAAAACTGCTGATGCCTGCTTGGTACAGGATACGCCTGTGAGTAAAGATGCCAAAAGGCTTTCTGTAGATAAGTCGGTATGTTTAAAAAATAATACGGCTGCTTTATGGTTTGGTTTCGAAAGTTCGAATTGGATTATGAAGCAGAAAATCGTACTCGAAATCGTTCCATGGGTAGATACTAAGTTGAGCCGTGGCTGGACAGTCGAGAATAGGAAATTTATTATCAATCAGTGTAAAACATCGGCTTTGGCTCAAAAAATGACCAATTCTGATGATTTTTGTATTTGTATTGAGGAGAAAATTCAAAATAAGTACCGATTTGATGAGTTTCAAAAATTACTCACGATGGAACAAGCCAAGGTGTATAAAGATTTTGGTACAGTTTGTTACTCGGAAAGTAGCGTGTCAAAAACGGTTTACGCAGACCTTCGAAACAAGGCAAATGCGGAAGCTAAAAAGAAAAATTTTGGTACAGCTATTATGCAAATGAATACTGTTGTGCAAGATGGTCAAGGAACGCCTATAGATTACGCTACGTTAGGATATTGGTACACAATGACCAAACAGTACGGAAAAGCGTTGAAAACGCTTGAAATAGGTGAAAAATTAGATACAACCGAATTGCTTATTAAGCTTCATACTGCGCACGCGCTACTTTTAAATGGAGACTATTCGAAAGCAAAAAAAATACACAAAGAATATCAAACACAAAATGTAACCGATAGCTTGAGTTGGATTCAGAAAACCAAAGCTGATTTTGCTCAATTTCAGAAAAACGGAATACAGTCCAACGATTTTGAGAAGATTTTGAAGGTTTTGGAATAAAAAATCAAAGGTCAAAGGGCAAAATTCAAAAATCAAAGGTCAAATTCAAAAATCAAAAGGTAAAAGGCGAAAATCAAAGGTCAATTTTAAAAATCAATTAAAAACGCTTGGCGAACTTTGTGGTCAAAACATCAAAAATCAGTAATCGTTACTCTACAATCGTTAATCATCAATCATTACTCTATAATCGCTAATTTTAAATCAATATCCTATGACAGCTTCTTTTTATAAATACATGCTCGACTTCAAACGTCCATCTGGAACTTCTAGGGGTGTGATGACGCAAAAAGAAACATGGTTTATTGTGCTTGAGGATGAAGGTAAAAAAGGAATCGGGGAGTGTGGTATTTTGCGTGGTTTAAGTGCAGATGACAGACCGGATTATGAAGCCAAATTGCAATGGACTTGTGAGAACATTCACTTGGGTAAAAATAAACTTTGGGAAGCGCTTTTGGAGTTTCCTTCGATTCAGTTTGGAGTAGAAATGGCGTTCTTGTCATTGGCTAGTGAAAATCCGTTTTTGCTATATCCATCTGCTTTTACCAACCAAGAAAAATCGATTTCAATTAACGGACTAGTTTGGATGGGAGATACCGATTTTATGATGGAGCAAATTCATGAAAAACTGGGTCAGGGCTTTCATTGTATTAAATTGAAAATTGGTGCTATAGATTTTGATCAAGAATTAAAATTATTGCGTTTTATTCGAAGTAAATTCACCGCTGAGAAGATAGAAATTAGAGTCGATGCTAATGGTGCTTTTGGTTTAAATGTAGCTTTAGATAAGCTAAATCAATTAACTGAATTTGAGTTACATAGTATAGAACAACCGATTCGAAAAAACAATACTGACAGGATGGCAGATTTGTGTAAAACGACACCTTTTCCTATTGCCTTGGACGAAGAGCTAATTGGTGAGTTTAAGCAAGAAGATAAGGAAGCTTTGTTGCAGAAAATTATGCCACAATACATTATTTTGAAACCTAGTTTTGTGGGTGGCTTCAAAGGTACAATGGAATGGATATTATTGGCCGAAAAATACAATATTGGTTGGTGGATTACCTCTGCCTTAGAGAGTAATATTGGTCTTAATGCTATCGCACAATGGACCTATTTATTGAATAATCCTATGCCGCAAGGTTTGGGTACAGGTGCTCTTTATACTAATAATTTTGAGAGTCCGCTATCGGTAGAAAAAGGACAATTGTGGTACAAACCGGAGCTAGGTTGGGAATTTGAGTTCGAACAACTTTCTTAATTATTTAACTGAAAAAGTTTTCATTTTAAAACTTACCTTGATGATCTAGATTTATCTTGATCCAAATGCATTTTTTAGTATCCTTATTCGTTTTAAAACTTTCCATACAAACCTTTTTTAATTCTTAAATTCTTATTTTTGCATAAATAGAAATTTTCATGCAACAATATATATCCCAATTAAACGAAGCACAGCAATTACCTGTTTTACAAAAGGAAGGCCCTATGATCATCATCGCTGGTGCTGGTTCTGGTAAAACGCGTGTGTTAACCATCCGAATTGCCTACTTGATGCAACAAGGTGTTGATGCGTTTAATATTCTGTCTTTAACCTTTACCAATAAAGCAGCTCGCGAGATGAAAGAACGTATTGCTTCAATTGTTGGGGCAAGCGAAGCAAAAAACCTTTGGATGGGGACATTTCACTCCATATTTGCAAAGATTTTGCGTTCAGAAGCTGATAAATTAGGATTCCCATCCAATTTTACGATTTATGATTCCCAGGATTCACTCCGTGCTATTTCAGGAATTATCAAAGAAATGCAATTGGATAAGGATGTATATAAGCCTAAGCAAATTTTGAGTCGTATATCGAGTTTCAAAAATAGTTTGGTTACGGTAAAAGCCTATTACAACGATCCTGATTTACAAGAAGCCGATGCGATGGCCAAAAAGCCTCGTATGGGAGAAATATATCGTAATTATGTAGACCGCTGCTTCAAGTCGGGAGCAATGGATTTTGATGATTTATTGTTGAAAACCAATGAGCTATTAACGCGTTTTCCTGAAGTTTTGGCAAAATACCAAAACCGTTTTAGATACATCATGGTGGATGAGTACCAAGATACCAACCACTCCCAATATTTGATTGTAAGAGCTTTGTCTGATAAATTCCAGAACATTTGTGTGGTTGGAGATGATGCGCAAAGTATATATGCCTTCCGTGGCGCCAATATCAATAATATTTTGAATTTCCAAAAGGATTACGAAGGGGTGCAAACTTACCGTTTGGAACAAAATTACCGTTCGACCAAAAATATTGTAGAAGCAGCCAATACAATTATTGACAAAAATAAAGTAAAGCTGGACAAGATTGTTTGGACAGCAAACGACTTTGGTCCGAAAATTAAAATCCACCGAAGCATGACCGATGCCGAGGAAGGGCGTTTTGTTGCAAGTACAATATTCGAACAAAAGATGCAAAACCAGTTGCATAATGGATCATTTGCCATATTGTACCGTACCAACGCGCAGTCACGTGCAATGGAGGACGCATTGCGTAAAAGAGATATTCCGTACCGTATTTATGGTGGTTTGTCTTTTTATCAACGAAAAGAGATCAAAGATGTATTGTGTTATCTACGATTAGTAATTAACCCAAAAGATGAGGAAGCTTTGTTTCGTGTGATCAATTATCCTGCTAGAGGAATTGGTGATACTACCATTGAGAAACTTACTGTTGCTGCCAATCATTATAAGCGTTCGATCTTTGAGGTCATGCAAAATATTGATAAAATTGATTTGAAACTTAATAACGGAACCAAACAAAAGCTAAAAGATTTTGTATTGATGATTCGTAGTTTTCAAGTAATTAACGAAAAACAAGATGCCTTTTTCTTGACTGATCATGTGGCCAAAAAGTCTGGTTTGGTTCAAGAGTTAAAAAAAGACGCTACACCTGAGGGGATGTTGCGAA encodes the following:
- a CDS encoding tetratricopeptide repeat protein; protein product: MKKVYLLLFISICFQSIHAQKEGYWDKERAMTREITVSARDRMIVKTDDFPIGTTELIFRITLLDDNQQMAGSLVSVLKAIPDPTGISQGSAGAVFLFSKISGDDKAKYAIFNSNENAVVYQNTGKTADACLVQDTPVSKDAKRLSVDKSVCLKNNTAALWFGFESSNWIMKQKIVLEIVPWVDTKLSRGWTVENRKFIINQCKTSALAQKMTNSDDFCICIEEKIQNKYRFDEFQKLLTMEQAKVYKDFGTVCYSESSVSKTVYADLRNKANAEAKKKNFGTAIMQMNTVVQDGQGTPIDYATLGYWYTMTKQYGKALKTLEIGEKLDTTELLIKLHTAHALLLNGDYSKAKKIHKEYQTQNVTDSLSWIQKTKADFAQFQKNGIQSNDFEKILKVLE
- a CDS encoding o-succinylbenzoate synthase encodes the protein MTASFYKYMLDFKRPSGTSRGVMTQKETWFIVLEDEGKKGIGECGILRGLSADDRPDYEAKLQWTCENIHLGKNKLWEALLEFPSIQFGVEMAFLSLASENPFLLYPSAFTNQEKSISINGLVWMGDTDFMMEQIHEKLGQGFHCIKLKIGAIDFDQELKLLRFIRSKFTAEKIEIRVDANGAFGLNVALDKLNQLTEFELHSIEQPIRKNNTDRMADLCKTTPFPIALDEELIGEFKQEDKEALLQKIMPQYIILKPSFVGGFKGTMEWILLAEKYNIGWWITSALESNIGLNAIAQWTYLLNNPMPQGLGTGALYTNNFESPLSVEKGQLWYKPELGWEFEFEQLS
- a CDS encoding ATP-dependent helicase, with product MQQYISQLNEAQQLPVLQKEGPMIIIAGAGSGKTRVLTIRIAYLMQQGVDAFNILSLTFTNKAAREMKERIASIVGASEAKNLWMGTFHSIFAKILRSEADKLGFPSNFTIYDSQDSLRAISGIIKEMQLDKDVYKPKQILSRISSFKNSLVTVKAYYNDPDLQEADAMAKKPRMGEIYRNYVDRCFKSGAMDFDDLLLKTNELLTRFPEVLAKYQNRFRYIMVDEYQDTNHSQYLIVRALSDKFQNICVVGDDAQSIYAFRGANINNILNFQKDYEGVQTYRLEQNYRSTKNIVEAANTIIDKNKVKLDKIVWTANDFGPKIKIHRSMTDAEEGRFVASTIFEQKMQNQLHNGSFAILYRTNAQSRAMEDALRKRDIPYRIYGGLSFYQRKEIKDVLCYLRLVINPKDEEALFRVINYPARGIGDTTIEKLTVAANHYKRSIFEVMQNIDKIDLKLNNGTKQKLKDFVLMIRSFQVINEKQDAFFLTDHVAKKSGLVQELKKDATPEGMLRIQNIEELLNGIKDFTEGQVEVDGARGSLEEFMEDVALATDLDNDTTDQDRVALMTIHLAKGLEFPHVFVVGMEEDLFPSAMSMSTRSELEEERRLFYVALTRAEHQAYLTYAQSRYRWGKLTDCEPSRFIEEIDSQYLEYLTPPESNYRYQSTIDKDIFDDVDKSKFRLSKPVAGKPPVKKSPNDPSSEMNVRKLKPVGANASNSQANLFDNQLTIGNIVMHERFGKGQVLNLEGIAADKKAEIKFEVGGIKKLLLRFAKLDIIG